From the genome of Staphylococcus haemolyticus, one region includes:
- a CDS encoding aldehyde dehydrogenase family protein has product MAKVNVRDFIEEQYGLFINGEFQASESGDTLTVTNPANGEDLAKVAKASKSDVDKAVQAAQDAFDSWSKTSKEERADYLLEISRRIHEKVEHFATIESLQNGKPYRETSTIDVPLTANQFKYFASVLTTDEGSVNEIDENTMSLVVNEPVGVVGAVVAWNFPILLASWKLAPALAAGNTIVIQPSSSTPLSLIELAKIFQEVLPKGVVNVLTGKGSESGDAIFNHEGVNKLSFTGSTDVGYGVAKAGAERIVPTTLELGGKSANIIFDDANLDQVVEGAQLGILFNQGEVCSAGSRLLVQSSIYDKVMPKLKEAFENIKVGDPFDEDVKMSAQTGPEQLEKIESYVKIAEEDSNANILTGGHRLTDNGRDKGYFFEPTIIEIKDNSHQLAQEEIFGPVVVVEKFEDEAEAIKIANDSEYGLAGGIFTTNINRALNVAKAMRTGRIWINTYNQFPAGAPFGGYKKSGIGREIYKDAIKNYQQVKNIFIDTSNQTKRLY; this is encoded by the coding sequence ATGGCAAAAGTAAACGTTAGAGATTTCATAGAGGAACAATACGGTTTATTTATCAACGGTGAATTTCAAGCAAGCGAAAGTGGAGACACATTAACTGTAACTAACCCTGCGAATGGTGAAGATTTAGCTAAAGTAGCTAAAGCAAGTAAATCTGATGTTGATAAAGCAGTACAAGCTGCACAAGATGCTTTTGACAGTTGGAGTAAGACATCTAAAGAAGAACGTGCGGACTATTTATTAGAAATTAGTCGTCGAATTCATGAAAAAGTGGAACACTTCGCGACAATTGAATCGTTACAAAATGGTAAGCCTTATCGAGAAACGTCAACAATTGATGTGCCATTAACAGCAAATCAATTTAAATATTTTGCGAGTGTATTAACAACAGACGAAGGTTCAGTCAATGAAATTGATGAGAATACAATGAGTTTAGTAGTCAATGAACCAGTAGGTGTTGTTGGTGCAGTAGTTGCATGGAACTTCCCAATTTTATTAGCGTCATGGAAATTAGCACCAGCATTAGCTGCGGGTAATACAATTGTGATTCAACCATCTTCTTCTACACCATTATCATTAATTGAACTTGCGAAGATCTTCCAAGAAGTATTACCTAAAGGTGTCGTAAACGTATTAACTGGTAAAGGTTCAGAATCAGGCGATGCAATCTTCAATCATGAAGGTGTAAACAAATTATCATTTACAGGATCAACAGACGTTGGTTACGGCGTTGCGAAAGCAGGTGCTGAACGTATCGTTCCAACTACATTAGAACTTGGTGGTAAAAGTGCTAATATCATCTTTGACGATGCAAATTTAGATCAAGTTGTTGAAGGTGCTCAATTAGGTATTTTATTCAACCAAGGTGAAGTATGTAGTGCTGGTTCACGTTTATTAGTACAATCTTCAATTTATGATAAAGTAATGCCTAAATTAAAAGAAGCTTTCGAAAATATCAAAGTGGGAGATCCATTTGATGAAGACGTTAAAATGAGTGCTCAAACTGGCCCAGAACAACTTGAAAAAATTGAAAGCTACGTAAAAATTGCAGAAGAAGATTCAAATGCAAATATCTTAACAGGTGGTCATCGCTTAACAGATAATGGACGTGACAAAGGATACTTCTTCGAGCCTACAATCATCGAAATTAAAGATAATAGTCATCAATTAGCACAAGAAGAAATTTTCGGACCAGTTGTAGTAGTAGAAAAATTTGAAGATGAAGCTGAAGCGATTAAAATTGCGAATGATTCAGAATACGGTTTAGCGGGTGGTATCTTTACTACTAATATTAACCGTGCATTAAATGTTGCTAAAGCGATGAGAACTGGTCGTATTTGGATTAACACTTATAACCAATTCCCAGCTGGTGCGCCATTCGGTGGATATAAAAAATCTGGTATCGGTCGTGAAATTTATAAAGACGCTATTAAAAACTATCAACAAGTTAAAAATATCTTCATTGATACTAGCAATCAAACAAAAAGATTATACTAA
- a CDS encoding NAD(P)H-dependent oxidoreductase: protein MSSMQETIINAFNFRHATKEFDPEKKVSESDFHTILETGRLSPSSLGLEPWRFVVIENEDLKEKLKPYSWGAQKQLNTASRFVIILARKNVTADSEYVQHIIRGIKKYEESTIPAVEDKFNNFQTNFHINDNERTLLDWASKQTYIALANMMTSAALLGIDSCPMEGFDLDKVTEILAEENVVDTEHFAPSVMVAFGYRKEEPKDKVRQPAEDVIEWI, encoded by the coding sequence ATGAGTTCAATGCAAGAGACAATAATCAACGCATTTAATTTTAGACATGCAACAAAGGAATTTGATCCTGAAAAGAAAGTTAGTGAGTCAGACTTCCACACAATATTAGAAACAGGTCGCTTATCACCTAGTTCACTAGGATTAGAACCTTGGCGTTTTGTTGTTATTGAGAATGAAGATTTAAAAGAAAAATTAAAACCTTACAGTTGGGGAGCACAAAAGCAATTAAATACAGCAAGTCGTTTCGTTATTATTCTTGCACGTAAAAATGTCACTGCAGATTCAGAATACGTACAACATATAATTCGAGGTATTAAAAAATACGAAGAAAGTACGATTCCAGCAGTTGAAGATAAATTTAATAATTTCCAAACGAATTTCCATATTAACGATAATGAGCGAACGTTATTAGACTGGGCAAGTAAACAAACTTACATTGCATTAGCTAACATGATGACCTCTGCAGCATTATTAGGAATTGATTCATGTCCTATGGAAGGATTTGATTTAGATAAAGTTACTGAAATTTTAGCTGAAGAAAATGTTGTCGATACGGAACATTTCGCACCATCAGTTATGGTTGCATTTGGTTATCGAAAAGAAGAACCAAAAGATAAAGTTCGTCAACCTGCCGAAGACGTTATTGAATGGATTTAA
- a CDS encoding Cof-type HAD-IIB family hydrolase: MVKAIAVDMDGTFLDSKKNYDKDRFEKIFKALKERNIEFIAASGNQFAKLQSIFGERDMFFISENGAVIYRGKDLYNYRSFNQVEYKEVVDYLNIDRNIKEFIVCGLKSAYILKDTSEAFKKDAHFYYHQLEEIDSFQPLPEDEYVKIALNINRDTHSTLDTDLEEKFSNIIKLVSSGHDSIDIIMPNMTKGQALQRLLEEWHMATSDLMAFGDANNDKDMLELAEHSYVMANSHDKSLFEVAKAVAPSNDEQGVLQIIEQEVLK; the protein is encoded by the coding sequence ATGGTTAAAGCTATTGCAGTAGATATGGACGGTACATTCTTAGATTCTAAGAAGAATTATGATAAAGACCGTTTTGAGAAGATATTTAAAGCATTGAAAGAACGCAATATAGAATTCATTGCTGCAAGTGGAAATCAATTTGCTAAGTTACAATCTATATTTGGAGAAAGGGATATGTTCTTTATTTCTGAAAATGGTGCAGTTATTTACAGAGGTAAAGATTTATATAATTATCGTAGCTTCAATCAAGTTGAGTATAAAGAAGTTGTAGATTATTTAAATATCGATAGAAACATTAAAGAGTTTATTGTTTGCGGATTGAAGAGTGCCTACATATTGAAAGATACAAGTGAAGCATTTAAGAAGGATGCACATTTTTACTATCATCAGTTAGAGGAAATTGATTCTTTTCAACCTTTACCAGAAGATGAATATGTCAAGATTGCATTAAATATTAATCGAGATACGCATTCAACACTTGATACTGATTTAGAAGAAAAGTTTAGCAATATTATTAAACTCGTATCGAGTGGACATGATAGTATTGATATTATTATGCCTAATATGACAAAAGGACAAGCGCTTCAACGTTTATTGGAAGAGTGGCATATGGCTACTTCTGATTTGATGGCGTTTGGTGATGCTAACAATGATAAGGACATGCTTGAATTAGCCGAGCACAGTTATGTAATGGCTAATAGTCATGATAAATCACTATTTGAAGTTGCAAAGGCAGTTGCTCCAAGTAATGATGAGCAAGGGGTATTACAGATTATAGAGCAAGAAGTATTAAAATAG
- a CDS encoding metal ABC transporter solute-binding protein, Zn/Mn family, which translates to MGYLIIVLCISIALSACSTGQYSDAKKKDVSTNNKINIYTTVFAFESFTKQIGGKYVNVDTIYPPGADTHSYEPTQRDMINIAKSDLFIYSSDDLDPVAKTITQSMTNDDMKLAVAADLNHHTLLEEDHDHEDHDQHHSHEEESHDPHVWLDPVLDKHFAEKIKNDLVKRDPQHKAYYEQNFKKLNQDLTDLDNNLKTITKNPKREKVTISHDSLGYLAERYHFQQEGVSGMNNEEPSQKDILALIKQINQSKQPYILYEQNITSKITDVIRDETNAEPVSFNNLSVLSKEQANDKDLTFQSIMKKNIKALDKALNK; encoded by the coding sequence ATTGGCTATCTCATTATCGTCCTGTGTATTAGTATTGCTTTATCAGCTTGTAGCACAGGGCAATATTCGGATGCGAAAAAGAAAGATGTTTCAACCAATAATAAAATAAATATCTATACTACAGTATTTGCATTTGAAAGTTTCACCAAACAAATAGGTGGCAAATATGTCAATGTGGATACGATTTATCCTCCAGGTGCAGACACCCATTCATATGAACCAACTCAGAGAGATATGATTAATATTGCTAAAAGTGATCTGTTTATATATTCAAGTGACGACTTAGATCCAGTGGCTAAGACGATTACGCAATCAATGACCAACGATGATATGAAATTAGCAGTTGCAGCTGATTTAAATCATCATACATTGCTTGAAGAAGACCATGATCATGAAGATCACGACCAGCATCATAGTCATGAAGAGGAAAGTCACGACCCACATGTTTGGCTCGACCCAGTCCTAGACAAGCATTTTGCAGAAAAAATAAAGAATGATTTAGTTAAAAGAGATCCTCAACACAAAGCATATTATGAACAAAATTTTAAGAAATTGAATCAGGATTTAACAGATTTAGACAATAATTTGAAAACAATTACTAAAAATCCTAAAAGAGAAAAAGTAACTATCTCTCACGATTCATTAGGTTATTTAGCAGAGCGTTATCACTTTCAACAAGAGGGTGTCAGTGGTATGAATAACGAAGAGCCTAGTCAAAAGGATATTCTTGCGCTTATTAAACAAATCAATCAATCGAAGCAACCTTATATCCTTTACGAACAGAATATCACTTCAAAGATAACTGATGTTATTCGTGATGAAACCAATGCAGAACCAGTAAGTTTTAATAATTTGTCTGTGCTATCTAAAGAACAAGCTAACGACAAAGATTTAACTTTCCAATCAATCATGAAAAAGAATATTAAAGCGTTGGATAAAGCATTGAATAAATAA
- a CDS encoding VOC family protein: MNAFHTTEATQVTNITLNVEDLNKMSNFYKNILGFSIKEQDDNHVIFNVGANGHTLTLQYLEDGRRPGFREAGLFHVAYLLPTRTDLANFLFHASRLNVPVGGGDHLVSEALYFNDPEGNGIEVYQDRPYESWQWDGNFVKMDTLAVDADDLIAQRTEEGWNGWPADGKIGHLHLKTHDIGQARDFYVEQIGLEHISNFPQALFMSTQKYHHHIATNVWQSNQARTDNETTYGLVHFDIYKPNAKEEHITSPEGFDITVHSDTSVVPG; the protein is encoded by the coding sequence ATGAATGCATTTCACACTACTGAAGCAACACAAGTTACTAATATTACATTAAACGTTGAAGACTTAAATAAAATGTCAAACTTTTATAAAAATATACTAGGATTTTCAATTAAAGAACAAGACGACAATCATGTCATCTTTAATGTTGGTGCTAATGGTCATACATTAACACTACAATATTTAGAAGATGGTCGCCGTCCTGGGTTTAGAGAAGCCGGTTTATTTCATGTCGCTTATTTACTTCCTACACGCACAGATTTAGCAAACTTTTTATTCCACGCTAGTCGTTTAAATGTGCCTGTAGGTGGTGGAGATCATCTTGTAAGTGAAGCGTTATACTTTAATGATCCAGAAGGTAACGGCATTGAAGTATATCAAGATCGTCCATATGAAAGTTGGCAATGGGATGGTAATTTTGTAAAAATGGATACACTTGCAGTAGATGCAGATGATTTAATTGCACAACGTACTGAAGAAGGTTGGAACGGTTGGCCTGCTGATGGCAAAATTGGACATTTACATCTTAAAACACACGATATCGGGCAAGCACGTGACTTTTATGTGGAACAAATAGGTTTAGAACATATTTCTAATTTCCCACAAGCTTTGTTCATGTCTACTCAAAAATATCATCATCATATCGCTACTAATGTATGGCAATCCAACCAAGCTAGAACAGATAACGAGACTACTTATGGCTTAGTTCATTTCGATATATATAAACCAAATGCTAAAGAAGAACATATTACATCTCCTGAAGGCTTTGATATTACAGTTCACAGTGATACAAGTGTCGTTCCAGGATAA
- the sdaAA gene encoding L-serine ammonia-lyase, iron-sulfur-dependent, subunit alpha produces the protein MFDSIRETIDYAVENKMSFADIMIQEEMELSGKTRDEVRETMKQNLDVMRDAVIKGSTGEGVKSVTGYTGQDAIKLAKYNENNHALSGHEMVEAVKGAVATNEVNAAMGIICATPTAGSSGTIPGVLFKLEKTHDLTEEQMIDFLFVSSLFGRVVANNASVAGATGGCQAEVGSASAMAAAAAVSIFGGEPEASGHAMALAISNLLGLVCDPVAGLVEIPCVMRNAIGSGNALISADLALAGVESRIPVDEVIEAMDKVGRGLPAELRETGLGGLAGTPTGEAIKRKIFGEAEVNSFS, from the coding sequence ATGTTTGATTCAATTAGAGAAACTATAGACTACGCAGTCGAAAATAAAATGTCTTTTGCAGATATAATGATTCAAGAAGAGATGGAACTTTCAGGTAAGACGCGTGACGAAGTTAGAGAAACAATGAAACAAAATTTAGATGTCATGAGAGATGCCGTAATTAAAGGATCAACTGGCGAAGGTGTAAAAAGTGTAACAGGTTATACTGGCCAAGATGCCATTAAACTTGCTAAATATAACGAGAATAATCATGCCTTGTCAGGACATGAAATGGTTGAAGCAGTTAAAGGTGCGGTTGCTACTAATGAAGTAAACGCAGCTATGGGTATCATTTGTGCAACTCCAACAGCTGGATCCTCCGGAACGATTCCGGGCGTATTATTTAAATTAGAAAAAACACATGACCTAACAGAAGAACAAATGATTGATTTCTTATTCGTTTCATCATTATTTGGTCGCGTTGTTGCTAACAATGCAAGTGTTGCAGGTGCTACAGGAGGTTGCCAAGCAGAAGTAGGTTCAGCTTCAGCAATGGCAGCAGCTGCTGCAGTATCAATCTTTGGTGGCGAACCGGAAGCATCTGGTCACGCTATGGCATTAGCGATTAGTAATTTACTTGGTCTAGTTTGTGACCCAGTAGCAGGTTTAGTAGAGATTCCATGTGTAATGCGTAATGCAATTGGTTCTGGTAACGCATTAATTTCTGCAGACTTAGCATTAGCTGGTGTTGAAAGTAGAATTCCAGTAGATGAAGTTATCGAAGCTATGGATAAAGTAGGACGTGGATTACCAGCTGAATTAAGAGAAACAGGACTTGGTGGTTTAGCAGGTACACCAACAGGTGAAGCAATCAAACGTAAAATCTTTGGTGAAGCTGAAGTAAATAGCTTTTCATAA
- a CDS encoding D-lactate dehydrogenase, producing MTKIMFYGTRDYEKNDALNWGKANNVEVVTTEEILSEDTVDLAKGFDGVTTMQFGKLADSVYPKLEEYGIKQIAQRTAGFDMYDLDLAKKHGIIISNVPSYSPETIAEYSVSIALQLVRRFPAIEKRVQEHNFKWAAPIMSTPVKNMTVAIIGTGRIGAATGKIYAGFGAKVVGYDAYPNNSLDFIEYKDTVEEAIADADIISLHVPANKESFHLFDADMFSKVKKGAVLVNAARGAVIDTPELIKAVNDGTLYGAAIDTYENEAPYFTYDWTGKEIEDETLLELIKHENILVTPHIAFFSDEAVRNLVEGGLNAALSVINTGKCETQLN from the coding sequence ATGACAAAAATTATGTTTTATGGAACTCGTGATTACGAGAAAAATGACGCTTTAAACTGGGGTAAAGCGAACAATGTTGAAGTTGTTACAACTGAAGAAATTTTAAGTGAAGATACAGTTGATTTAGCTAAAGGTTTCGATGGTGTTACTACAATGCAATTTGGTAAATTAGCAGACTCTGTTTACCCTAAACTTGAAGAATATGGTATTAAACAAATTGCTCAACGTACTGCTGGTTTCGACATGTACGATTTAGATTTAGCTAAAAAACATGGCATTATCATTTCAAATGTACCTAGTTATTCACCAGAAACTATTGCTGAATATTCAGTTTCTATCGCTTTACAATTAGTTCGTCGCTTCCCTGCGATTGAAAAACGTGTTCAAGAACATAATTTCAAATGGGCTGCACCTATTATGTCTACCCCTGTTAAAAATATGACAGTAGCTATTATCGGTACAGGACGTATCGGTGCTGCAACTGGTAAAATTTATGCTGGTTTCGGAGCTAAAGTTGTAGGTTATGATGCATACCCTAACAATTCATTAGACTTCATAGAATATAAAGATACAGTTGAAGAAGCAATTGCTGATGCTGATATCATTTCATTACATGTTCCAGCGAACAAAGAAAGTTTCCACTTATTCGATGCAGATATGTTCTCTAAAGTGAAAAAAGGTGCAGTATTAGTTAATGCAGCTCGTGGTGCTGTAATTGATACACCTGAATTAATTAAAGCTGTTAATGACGGTACATTATATGGTGCTGCTATTGATACTTATGAAAATGAAGCGCCATACTTTACTTATGATTGGACAGGTAAAGAGATCGAAGATGAAACTTTATTAGAATTAATTAAACATGAAAACATTTTGGTCACTCCACATATCGCATTCTTCTCTGATGAAGCTGTGAGAAATTTAGTTGAAGGCGGATTAAACGCAGCATTATCAGTTATTAATACTGGTAAATGTGAAACTCAATTAAACTAA
- a CDS encoding phosphate/phosphite/phosphonate ABC transporter substrate-binding protein: MKKLQVLLISFIALVLILSGCSKHDKKHSRDHEPKELKVEFVPSQNSKTLNAKVKPLQQQLSKELGIPVKVHVATNYNAMVEALRSKKVDVAFISPVSYTIAHDKGAADVLLKSKGYLVDDKGNPTNKLVDYYRSQIVVRKDSHLHKLKDLKGTKVGLQDPESTSGYIYPMASLKKVNVNQNDIKIAQIKGHDQALIALLNGDVDAVATYQDARADLKQDYPKIYKDTKVIYRTDKIPNDTISVRGDMSKQWKTKISNAFLDISKSEKGKKILTDIYGHQGYEKAKDSDFDTVRKYRKLVEE, encoded by the coding sequence ATGAAAAAATTACAAGTATTATTAATTAGTTTTATAGCATTAGTACTCATCCTTAGTGGTTGTTCTAAACATGATAAGAAACATTCGAGAGACCATGAACCAAAAGAATTAAAAGTAGAATTTGTACCGTCCCAAAATTCAAAAACGTTGAACGCTAAAGTGAAACCGTTACAGCAACAGTTGTCAAAAGAATTAGGCATTCCAGTTAAAGTACATGTGGCAACTAATTATAATGCAATGGTAGAAGCTTTAAGATCAAAGAAAGTGGATGTTGCATTTATTTCACCAGTGTCCTATACAATCGCTCACGATAAAGGTGCTGCAGATGTACTGTTGAAGTCCAAAGGTTATTTAGTAGATGATAAAGGTAATCCAACTAATAAATTAGTCGATTATTATCGCTCACAAATCGTAGTTCGTAAAGACAGTCATTTACATAAGTTAAAGGATTTAAAAGGGACCAAAGTAGGCTTGCAAGACCCAGAATCTACTTCAGGATATATTTATCCAATGGCAAGCTTAAAAAAAGTTAATGTTAATCAGAATGATATCAAAATTGCTCAAATTAAAGGTCATGATCAAGCATTGATAGCCTTGTTAAACGGTGATGTGGATGCTGTAGCTACATATCAAGATGCACGTGCTGATTTAAAGCAAGATTATCCAAAAATATATAAAGACACTAAAGTGATTTATCGCACCGATAAGATACCAAATGATACGATTTCTGTGCGTGGTGATATGAGTAAACAGTGGAAAACGAAAATCAGTAATGCCTTTTTAGATATTAGTAAATCTGAAAAAGGTAAGAAAATACTTACAGATATTTATGGGCATCAAGGCTATGAAAAAGCAAAAGATAGTGACTTTGATACAGTAAGAAAGTATAGAAAACTTGTCGAGGAATAA
- a CDS encoding GNAT family N-acetyltransferase, whose amino-acid sequence MAQEIKKGNQQFYVGEDEQNAQAVITFKQVDNNEIDIDHTGVADELGGQGLGKQLVEAVVNYARENNLKIIASCPFAKDVLEKNDDYQDVYLG is encoded by the coding sequence ATGGCACAAGAAATCAAAAAAGGTAATCAACAATTTTATGTTGGCGAAGATGAACAAAATGCTCAAGCTGTCATTACGTTTAAACAAGTAGATAATAATGAAATCGATATTGACCATACTGGTGTCGCTGATGAATTAGGTGGACAAGGTCTAGGAAAACAATTAGTTGAAGCTGTCGTTAATTATGCACGTGAAAACAACTTAAAAATCATCGCATCTTGCCCATTTGCGAAAGACGTTCTAGAGAAAAATGATGATTATCAAGATGTTTATTTAGGATAA
- the aldA gene encoding aldehyde dehydrogenase, protein MTNQLFINNEFVESKSNDTMEVINPATGEAFDTITFATEEEVNEAIEKSKHAQLEWEKVPAPTRAEHVKLLIPLLEQNKDELAKLYVKEQGKTLAQAEGEIDKAVQFIDYMTSLSMRNKGEVLQNSVSHEMIQLIKKPIGVTAGIVPWNAPIMVLMRKVIPALVTGCSIVIKPSEETTLLTLRLAELFRASTIPAGLIQIVPGTGEAVGTQLATHKDVQLISLTGSMRAGKAVYKNAADAVKKVNLELGGNAPVLVTPHANLDKAVDYIVTARINNAGQVCTCPERIFVHEDVHDDFVSKAKQRMSDLQVGDPLDDNTDYGAIINQTQLDSIDNKVQEAIKNGADLVLGGHKLDRAGFFYEPTILDNVKKDDSAFKEEIFGPVLAITTYNDFDEAIDAANDTNAGLSSYIFSENLKEVMEATERLKFGEVYANCEAEEVVNGYHAGWRESGLGGADGIHGFEEYYNTTVSYIRYE, encoded by the coding sequence ATGACCAATCAATTATTTATAAACAATGAATTTGTAGAGAGTAAATCTAATGACACGATGGAAGTCATCAATCCTGCTACAGGAGAAGCATTTGATACCATTACTTTCGCAACTGAGGAAGAAGTTAACGAGGCAATCGAAAAATCTAAACATGCACAACTTGAATGGGAAAAAGTACCAGCACCAACACGTGCAGAGCATGTTAAATTATTAATTCCTTTATTAGAGCAAAACAAAGATGAACTTGCCAAATTGTATGTTAAAGAACAAGGTAAAACATTAGCACAAGCTGAAGGTGAAATCGATAAAGCTGTGCAATTTATTGATTATATGACAAGTTTAAGTATGCGTAATAAAGGCGAAGTACTACAAAATAGTGTATCTCATGAAATGATTCAATTAATTAAAAAGCCAATTGGTGTAACTGCAGGTATCGTCCCATGGAATGCACCAATTATGGTCTTGATGCGTAAAGTGATTCCAGCACTAGTAACGGGATGCTCAATCGTCATTAAACCAAGTGAAGAAACAACATTATTAACGTTAAGATTGGCTGAGCTATTCCGTGCTTCAACGATTCCAGCCGGTTTAATTCAAATTGTACCAGGCACTGGTGAAGCTGTGGGTACACAGCTTGCCACACATAAAGATGTACAACTCATTTCTTTAACAGGAAGTATGCGTGCTGGTAAAGCCGTTTATAAAAATGCAGCAGATGCAGTAAAAAAAGTGAACCTTGAATTAGGTGGTAACGCGCCTGTCTTGGTTACACCTCATGCAAACCTAGACAAAGCAGTGGACTACATTGTCACAGCACGAATAAATAATGCTGGTCAGGTATGTACTTGTCCAGAACGTATCTTTGTTCACGAAGATGTTCATGATGACTTTGTGAGCAAGGCTAAACAACGTATGAGCGACTTACAAGTCGGGGACCCATTAGACGACAATACCGACTATGGTGCTATTATCAATCAAACTCAATTGGACAGTATTGATAACAAAGTGCAAGAAGCCATTAAAAATGGTGCAGACTTAGTCTTAGGCGGTCATAAATTAGATCGCGCTGGTTTCTTCTATGAACCTACAATTCTTGATAATGTAAAAAAAGATGACAGTGCCTTTAAAGAGGAAATTTTTGGCCCTGTTCTAGCAATTACAACTTATAATGATTTCGATGAAGCAATTGATGCCGCAAACGATACAAATGCAGGTTTATCTTCTTATATCTTTTCAGAGAATTTAAAAGAAGTGATGGAAGCTACAGAACGTTTAAAATTCGGTGAAGTTTACGCTAATTGCGAAGCAGAAGAAGTTGTTAATGGTTACCATGCTGGTTGGAGAGAATCAGGTTTAGGTGGAGCAGATGGTATTCATGGTTTCGAAGAATACTACAATACAACGGTGAGCTATATTAGATATGAATAA
- the srtA gene encoding class A sortase SrtA, whose protein sequence is MKNWINRLMTILGVILILVAVYLFAKPHIDNYLHEKDNDNKIEQYDKQDKSSNKQTPTIPKDKTKMAGYISVPDAEIKEPVYPGPATPEQLNRGVSFAEKDESLSDQNISIAGHTFTDRPHYQFTNLKAAKKGSKVYFKIGNETREYKMTSIRDVNPDEVEVLDEHKGEKNQLTLITCDDYNEQTGVWEKRKIFVAKQVN, encoded by the coding sequence ATGAAGAATTGGATTAATCGATTGATGACGATACTTGGTGTCATACTCATCTTAGTAGCAGTGTATCTATTTGCTAAACCGCATATCGATAATTATTTACATGAAAAAGATAACGACAACAAAATAGAACAATATGATAAACAGGATAAGTCTAGCAATAAACAAACACCAACCATCCCTAAGGATAAAACTAAAATGGCAGGGTATATATCAGTGCCAGATGCAGAGATTAAAGAACCAGTGTATCCTGGACCAGCTACACCAGAACAGTTAAATCGTGGTGTAAGTTTCGCTGAGAAAGATGAATCGCTAAGTGATCAAAATATATCAATCGCAGGTCATACATTTACCGATAGACCACATTACCAATTCACAAACTTAAAAGCAGCTAAAAAAGGTAGCAAAGTGTACTTCAAGATAGGAAATGAAACACGCGAATATAAAATGACTAGTATACGTGATGTTAATCCAGACGAAGTTGAAGTATTAGATGAACACAAAGGTGAAAAGAATCAATTAACATTAATCACATGTGATGATTACAATGAACAAACCGGTGTTTGGGAAAAACGTAAAATCTTTGTGGCGAAACAAGTTAATTAA
- a CDS encoding GNAT family N-acetyltransferase, translating to MIREAKIEDLPAILSIYNDAILHTTAVYTYDVQTLDERKAWFDMKNKANEPIFVFEQAGKAVGFATYGQFRNWPAYLYSIEHSIYVDKSNRGKGIASQLLQHLIEDARSRNYRTIVAGIDASNDSSIKLHEKFNFKHAGTIQNVGYKFDRWLDLAFYQYNLHDK from the coding sequence ATGATTAGAGAAGCAAAAATTGAAGATTTACCGGCAATACTATCAATCTATAATGATGCAATATTGCATACTACAGCTGTTTACACATACGATGTTCAAACTTTAGATGAACGTAAAGCTTGGTTTGACATGAAGAATAAAGCAAATGAACCTATATTTGTATTTGAACAAGCTGGCAAGGCTGTTGGTTTTGCGACTTACGGTCAATTTAGAAACTGGCCGGCTTATTTATATTCTATTGAACATTCTATTTACGTAGATAAATCAAATCGAGGCAAAGGTATTGCTTCTCAATTATTACAACATCTTATTGAAGATGCCAGATCTAGAAATTATCGTACTATTGTAGCTGGTATCGATGCTTCCAATGACAGCAGCATCAAATTACATGAAAAGTTTAACTTCAAACATGCAGGTACCATTCAAAATGTTGGCTACAAATTTGATCGCTGGTTAGATCTTGCCTTTTACCAATATAATTTGCATGACAAATAA